From Cucumis melo cultivar AY chromosome 3, USDA_Cmelo_AY_1.0, whole genome shotgun sequence:
CCGTCTAATCCCCGAAGTCCAATCAGAGTTTAGTAGTATCGCCTCCTCCTCCATTTTTAGGGCTCATTTCccaattcttttcttttctttttttttcttcctctcgTCCTCCCTCGGCCCAAAATTCCTCTCGTTCCGGACTTTTCCCCTTTTTATccaattcaatttaatttcACCTCTCTCCTCCGATTCAAATCCGGCCTTCATTCATTTCCcattctctctcttctcttcttcctttctcccTCCCCACACTGTCCTCCCTCAGAGTCAGAGGTCAAATATTTGGctgtttttttctcttcttttccctCCTTTTGCTTTCCCTCCCCCCACCCCCCTCCTCTCCCCATGCTTCTCGATCTGTAGTTCATTCTTCTCTCTCTCAATTCTTCTCCTCATCCTCACTCTCTATTCCACTTCTGCTTCTTCTAACTTCTACTTTCAACTTGTGAGCTTTTTTCGCTATGGACGGCGGTGCTCCGTACAATCCACGTACCGTGGAAGAGGTGTTCAGGGATTTCAAGGGCCGTAGAGCTGGTTTAATCAAAGCTCTGACCACTGGTGATAATTTCACTTCATTCTCTTTTCTAAATTGTTTCGCGCTTTTCGTACTTTTGGTTTTTCTTCCTCTCAATTTCATTACTCTTCGTGTTTTgataatttttatttcttttctgtTAATTTCGCTTGATTTTTacttgttttgccttttttggTTGCAGATGTTGAAGAGTTCTACCAGCAATGTGATCCTGGTTTGATTTCTTGCTGTTTTCTTTGCGGTTTTTGGATTTAGTTTGCATTTAGTTCGAGACTGTGAGAGATGCGAAGTTTTTAATAGGAACATAGTTTTGACCACTGTCTGCTTAAAGAGCTATTGATATTGATCGATTTTGATGTTTGTTTTAGTTAACAGTTTTCTGCTGCTTATTTTTCCTTAGCTAGTTTGACAGTTCTCTTCgtggttttgtttttcctttttagttTCTCACAAGGCTGTGCATGTGTATGATTTATGAAGTGTTTGATGCACTTTATAACTTAAATTAGAACATATGTTTTATATGGAAACGCAAAGGTTTGATTCAATGGAATCTTTATAAGCTGGTCAGCAATGGGTTTAATGCTAATCTCGTGATGTAATTTTGAAATGAGTGCGGGTTTTCTGTTTTGATATTCAAATGTTAGCGTGTAAATAACATTTTGATGCATATATTACAGTTGAGATAGAACTAAGCATGTTGTATTACTTACTACTTTTAATAGATTTCTTGCTTGTTCTGCCTATTTCCAGAGGAAGTCATGTATGTATTATAACCTAAATTTTCTTGAACTCCACATTTACAGAGAAAGAAAATCTTTGCCTTTATGGATTTCCGAGTGAGCAATGGGAAGTCAATTTACCTGCGGAAGAGGTGCCTCCAGAGCTCCCAGAACCTGCACTTGGCATAAATTTTGCTAGAGACGGGATGCAAGAAAAGGACTGGCTATCATTGGTTGCGGTTCATAGTGATGTTTGGTTGCTCTCTGTGGCATTTTATTTTGGAGCTAGGTTTGGGTTTGATAAGACAGATAGGTATGTGTTCTCATCTAgtcttctttattttatattaatgaTTCACATGGTATCATTTGCGCTGTTTGTTGGCTGTAGTGAAGGCTTGGGTATGATTTTCAACTCTCTCTCTCTAGTTTAATTTTCTTCAAGCAGTTCTTAGCTAAGTATTTCGTTCAACACTTTCACATTTCACATTATTGGTGATCTTTTTGTCTATGCCTTCTAGTATCTAATATATTATAATGGGGGTTTTTTGTGGTGGGCTATATTTTGGTTATTGTTTTGGTTCAATTTTTTATAGCTAATCACTTTCTATTAAGATTTTGTTACAACCTGTACACTTATTATTTTCTCATACCATATATTTTATACAAGGACACACAAACACTTTAGTTTGGATATTGTGAACGTGCAATATGTGTTTTTGACACTTCTTGAATATATTGGACATGCGTTGGCTACTTGCCTAACTCATGAAACACAACACCTGTTGAACATATTGGATGAACAGATTTGGGACAACTTTTGAGCATGACATTTTAAGTGTCAAGGAacttttttgttcttgtttgAAGACTAATCAACCATGAAAACAGATGTGGGAGAAAAGTAACACATTTTTGCTGTGGCCAAAACCATGCGTTAAAACATTTAAGAACGTAAAGATGGCCAGTTTTAATTTCTTATTCATATTCAACGTTGAGTCATTTGGAAGCATGTTTTGTGGATTCTTGATCTTTTTTTTGATAAGGCACGCATCGTTAGATATACAATAACCACAATAAATCTTCCTGCATTGTatatttaatgattttttttttaaaatgataatCCATCGTTTCTATATTATCTTCTAAATGAAAATACCCTAAACTAAAGCATGCTTATTAGCTATACGAGATTTTCCAATATGTTTTGGGTTAAACTACACGCTTGGTCCCTTAATTTTTCAGGTTTGTGTAAAGTATCTTAAGTCCATGAAATTTTACTCATGTCTCATAATTTCCTGAACTTTCATTTTTGTATTTGTAGGTCCTTaacatatttgaaaattttaaaaaatttatgaacTTCTAAGACTCAGTTGGAACTTGATAGTTGTGGGCCCTATCATATACGAGATCCCattgtaaatataattaatcTATTGATTTCAAAGTGTTAAATATGTTAGTGAACAATTAAACGGAAAATCAAAACTTCAAAGATTTATTAGATACTTTGAAAGTTCAAGAAGTTTTTAGACTAAAAATTGGAAGCTCAGGACCTATTAGACACTTTTTAAAGTTTAGGGACTTATTAGACACAAACATGATAGTTTAGGGACTGTCTTTTAACCTACATTTTGTAACTTGTAAAGTTTACTAAGCATGCGCTTGCCATGCATGTGGCCTTATTTTATAGAAAACGATGTTCACTGTGTCTATTGATGCTGTGGCTTCATGGGCtcacttttttatatatatgctGGGTTTTCTAAAGGAGTTGCAATTTTCTTTGGAATGGGATACTGATTCTATTTCCATGTTTCTgcccttttttctttgtgagatTTATGTTTCTGGAAATTTTGATCTCCCACAATATAAAGTTTGCTTCCAGAGATATTTAAACTATCCCTTGATAGATTTAATGCTTCTATTTGGGTGTCAgtgttaaattttttttacttcgtTAAACCACTTTTTTTTATGGCTagtttgtttttccttttctaatCTTTCATTTATCTCAAAGTAAGCTTGATTCTAACCAACTGCTATTTGGCCTTGGTCATTGGGGTCAGTGAGTAACAAACTTTGAGgaattttagtttaaattataaTGGGCACCTACCTAGGATGTATTTGACTAGCAAATCTATTAGAGTTAGGTGGTTGTCTCATAAAGAATAGCCGAGGTGAATGTAAGCCACTTTGGACACTTGGATATGAATGGAAAAAGGTTTGGTTTTTCATCGGTTTATATCCCATTGCTGGGTGCATTTTCCCGGAACGAAAAGTTTGTAAGTTTCTGTTTCGACTAAGATAAGAAGAGATTACCATGTTAGTGTACTGCATATTCTGGGCATCTGTCGTCCTTCAGGCTTTATGTTTTATTCTTGAATTGTATTATTTGATAGCATAGAGGGGTGTAGGCTTGTAGTAGTAACTCATTTTAATATACTAACAGCAATAGCTATAGTTttctccttttatttatttttaggaCAGATACAATAACCTCTCTTAAATGCATATAAACGTGACTATAACTTTCAGGAGGATGATGAATTTACTTCTTGTTTCAATTTTGTGAGCGAGAATCTATGAATTGCTTTCTTTGCTTTGTTTCAGATTGAATACTGAATGTAGGAGAATGAACACATACATATATTGCGTAGTTTATGTTTCTTCTTTAGAACATGGATCGTGACTGAAtctatttattttagtttggcTCCTTTTTGGGCGGTGTTTTCGTTGGTCTTGGGTTTGGGTCTTCTCTTGATTTTCTTGTATTCTCTCATTTTTATCTCATTGATAGTTTGGTTTCTTGATGAAGGTTCCATGACTGGGAATTAAAGTTTCTGTTGCTTTTGTTGCAGGAAGCGTCTATTTAATATGATAAACGATCTTCCAACAATATTTGAAGTAGTGACAGGGACAGCCAAAAAACAAGTTAAGGATAAATCATCAGTTTCAAATCATAGCAGTAATAAATCTAAATCAAATTCAAAGGtttgaaagaattttttttatccagctttctcctttttcttaatttttagcCAATTC
This genomic window contains:
- the LOC103488515 gene encoding PHD finger protein ALFIN-LIKE 4 isoform X1 yields the protein MDGGAPYNPRTVEEVFRDFKGRRAGLIKALTTDVEEFYQQCDPEKENLCLYGFPSEQWEVNLPAEEVPPELPEPALGINFARDGMQEKDWLSLVAVHSDVWLLSVAFYFGARFGFDKTDRKRLFNMINDLPTIFEVVTGTAKKQVKDKSSVSNHSSNKSKSNSKRSSEPQIKNTKAVQSKDEEEEGLEEEDEEEHGETLCGACGENYASDEFWICCDICEKWFHGKCVKITPARAEHIKQYKCPSCSNKRIRP
- the LOC103488515 gene encoding PHD finger protein ALFIN-LIKE 4 isoform X2, coding for MDGGAPYNPRTVEEVFRDFKGRRAGLIKALTTDVEEFYQQCDPEKENLCLYGFPSEQWEVNLPAEEVPPELPEPALGINFARDGMQEKDWLSLVAVHSDVWLLSVAFYFGARFGFDKTDRKRLFNMINDLPTIFEVVTGTAKKQRSSEPQIKNTKAVQSKDEEEEGLEEEDEEEHGETLCGACGENYASDEFWICCDICEKWFHGKCVKITPARAEHIKQYKCPSCSNKRIRP